From the Pseudarthrobacter sp. MM222 genome, one window contains:
- a CDS encoding homocysteine S-methyltransferase family protein has protein sequence METSQDVLQTKAAVNGCKQAIANRGIRLPIFVEVTVATTRKVLMGPEIGAALTAVDPLGVDAIGLNCATGPDEISEHLRHLSKQSSVAIVCMPTAGLPVLRASDAHYPLSPTGIATAHEEFVGECGLGVVGGCSGTSRSTWTPSSSALRTIGAVTNGGRGADGGRVPAER, from the coding sequence ATCGAAACCAGCCAGGACGTCCTGCAGACCAAAGCCGCCGTCAACGGCTGCAAGCAGGCCATCGCGAACCGCGGCATCCGGCTCCCCATTTTCGTCGAGGTGACCGTCGCAACCACCAGAAAGGTGCTGATGGGACCCGAGATCGGCGCCGCGCTCACCGCGGTCGATCCGCTCGGCGTCGACGCCATCGGGCTGAACTGCGCCACGGGACCGGACGAGATTAGCGAACACCTCCGCCACCTGTCCAAGCAGTCCTCTGTGGCGATCGTCTGCATGCCCACCGCCGGCCTGCCCGTCCTTCGTGCCAGCGACGCGCACTATCCGCTCTCGCCCACCGGAATCGCCACCGCGCACGAGGAGTTCGTGGGCGAATGCGGCCTCGGTGTGGTGGGCGGCTGCAGCGGTACGAGTCGGAGCACATGGACGCCGTCTTCGAGCGCTTTGCGCACCATTGGCGCGGTCACCAACGGCGGGAGGGGCGCCGACGGCGGCCGCGTTCCCGCCGAGCGTTAA
- a CDS encoding homocysteine S-methyltransferase family protein, which yields MGIDAVETNTFGANWSNLSDTASTTGSKSFGRARRSPVSAPRRQKEDGRMRWVLGSMGPGTKLPSLGHTSYDYFKQTFALRAEGLIGGERTHFSSKPARTSCRPKPPSTAASRPSRTAASGSPFSSR from the coding sequence GTGGGAATCGACGCGGTCGAAACCAACACCTTCGGCGCGAACTGGTCCAACCTTTCCGACACGGCATCGACGACCGGATCGAAGAGCTTCGGAAGGGCACGGAGATCGCCCGTGAGCGCGCCGAGGCGGCAGAAAGAAGACGGCCGGATGCGGTGGGTTTTGGGCTCGATGGGTCCGGGCACCAAGCTCCCCAGTCTCGGCCACACCAGCTACGACTACTTCAAGCAGACCTTCGCCCTGCGGGCCGAGGGCCTCATCGGCGGAGAGCGGACGCATTTCTCATCGAAACCAGCCAGGACGTCCTGCAGACCAAAGCCGCCGTCAACGGCTGCAAGCAGGCCATCGCGAACCGCGGCATCCGGCTCCCCATTTTCGTCGAGGTGA
- a CDS encoding ABC transporter ATP-binding protein has product MSATDRATPAPVPSRPAGGGGAGAPGSAPAVERIPRPAGGPGRGGPFAGMNIPAEKAMNFGPSARRLLGQLRPERLWLVLVLVLAVVSVAFSVIGPRLLGEGTNLIFAGVVSKELPPGVSQTELIAQLRAAGENQKADMLSAMTLTPGTGIDFTALSNVLLWALALYVLASAFGWVQAYVLNGVVQRTVFRLRERIEEKINKLPLRYFDSIQRGELLSRVTNDVDNISQSLQQSISQAVTSLLTVAGVLVMMLLLSPTLALIALVTIPLTLVTTAVIAKRSQKLFVAQWKHTGELNGQIEETYTGHALVKVFGRQREVEERFRQKNAELYQASFGAQFISGLIMPAMTFIGNLVYVGIAVVGGLQVASGAMQLGDVQAFIQYSRQFTQPLAQLGSMANLLQSGVASAERVFELLDTDEQSPDPAAGVAPSGGRGRLVFEDVSFSYSPDKPLISSLSLVAEPGQTVAIVGPTGAGKTTLVNLMMRFYEIDAGRITLDGVDVTEMTRNELRSRMGMVLQDTWLFGGSIRDNIAYGRPSASEEEILEAARATYVDRFVRSLPEGYDTVLEDEGSNVSAGEKQLLTIARAFLARPSVLILDEATSSVDTRTEVLVQKAMSALRSDRTSFVIAHRLSTIRDADLILVMDAGQIVEQGTHTSLLAAGGAYAALYAAQFAAPVAEV; this is encoded by the coding sequence ATGAGTGCCACGGATAGGGCCACCCCCGCGCCGGTGCCCTCGCGGCCCGCCGGCGGCGGGGGCGCCGGGGCGCCCGGCTCGGCGCCCGCCGTCGAACGCATTCCACGGCCCGCAGGTGGGCCAGGCCGCGGCGGACCCTTCGCCGGGATGAACATCCCCGCGGAGAAGGCGATGAACTTCGGGCCCTCGGCCCGGCGGCTGCTGGGCCAGCTGCGTCCGGAACGGCTGTGGCTGGTACTGGTCCTGGTGCTCGCCGTCGTGAGTGTGGCGTTCTCGGTGATCGGGCCGCGGCTCCTAGGCGAGGGCACCAACCTGATCTTCGCGGGCGTCGTGTCCAAGGAGCTGCCGCCCGGGGTGAGCCAGACGGAGCTGATCGCGCAGCTGCGCGCCGCGGGGGAGAACCAGAAAGCGGACATGCTCAGCGCCATGACGCTGACGCCCGGCACCGGGATCGACTTCACCGCCCTGTCCAACGTGCTGCTCTGGGCGCTGGCGCTGTATGTGCTGGCCTCCGCGTTCGGCTGGGTGCAGGCCTATGTCCTTAATGGGGTTGTGCAGCGCACGGTGTTCCGGCTGCGCGAGCGGATCGAGGAGAAGATCAATAAGCTGCCGCTGCGCTACTTCGATTCGATCCAGCGCGGCGAGCTGCTCAGCCGGGTGACCAACGACGTCGACAACATCTCGCAAAGCCTGCAGCAGTCCATCAGCCAGGCCGTGACCTCGCTGCTGACCGTGGCGGGCGTGCTGGTGATGATGCTCCTGCTCTCGCCCACGCTGGCGCTGATTGCGCTGGTGACCATTCCGCTGACGCTCGTGACCACGGCCGTGATTGCCAAGCGCTCGCAGAAGCTGTTCGTGGCGCAGTGGAAGCACACAGGTGAGTTAAATGGGCAGATCGAGGAAACTTACACCGGGCACGCGCTGGTGAAGGTGTTCGGCCGCCAGCGGGAAGTGGAGGAGCGGTTCCGGCAGAAGAACGCGGAGCTGTACCAGGCCAGCTTCGGCGCGCAGTTCATTTCCGGGCTGATCATGCCGGCCATGACGTTCATCGGGAACCTGGTCTATGTGGGGATCGCCGTGGTGGGCGGGCTGCAGGTGGCGTCCGGGGCGATGCAGCTGGGTGATGTGCAGGCGTTCATCCAATACTCGCGGCAGTTCACCCAGCCGCTGGCCCAGCTGGGCTCGATGGCCAACCTGCTGCAGTCCGGGGTGGCGTCGGCGGAGCGGGTGTTCGAGCTGCTGGACACAGACGAGCAGTCGCCGGACCCTGCTGCTGGTGTTGCTCCTTCCGGGGGCCGGGGCCGGCTGGTGTTCGAGGACGTGTCCTTCTCCTATTCACCGGACAAGCCGCTGATCTCTTCCCTGAGCCTGGTGGCCGAGCCGGGGCAGACCGTGGCCATTGTGGGCCCGACCGGGGCGGGCAAGACCACCCTGGTGAACTTGATGATGCGCTTCTACGAGATCGACGCCGGGCGGATCACCCTTGACGGCGTGGACGTCACCGAGATGACCCGCAACGAGCTGCGCTCGCGGATGGGCATGGTGCTGCAGGACACGTGGCTGTTCGGCGGATCCATCCGGGACAACATCGCCTACGGCCGGCCTTCCGCCTCGGAGGAGGAGATCCTGGAGGCGGCCCGCGCGACGTACGTGGACCGCTTCGTCCGGTCCCTGCCCGAGGGCTACGACACGGTGCTCGAAGACGAAGGCTCCAATGTCTCCGCCGGGGAGAAGCAGCTGCTTACGATTGCCCGGGCGTTCCTGGCCCGGCCGTCCGTGCTGATCCTGGACGAGGCCACGAGCTCGGTGGACACCCGCACCGAGGTGCTGGTGCAGAAGGCGATGAGCGCTTTGAGGAGCGACCGGACCAGCTTCGTGATCGCGCACCGTCTCTCCACCATCCGCGACGCCGACCTCATCCTGGTGATGGACGCCGGGCAGATCGTGGAGCAGGGAACTCATACTTCGCTGTTGGCCGCGGGTGGGGCGTACGCGGCACTGTACGCGGCGCAGTTCGCGGCCCCGGTGGCGGAGGTTTGA
- a CDS encoding ABC transporter ATP-binding protein has translation MLWKLLVEYLGPQRRLLLAVVVFQLAQSIASLYLPTLNADIIDEGVAKGNTGYILGTGGVMLLVTLLQIACAIAAVYFGAKAAMGMGRDLRGSIFSRVAEFSEQEVTRFGAPSLITRSTNDVQQVQQLVLMSATMMVAAPMLSIGGVIMAIRQDAQLSWLIAVSVPVLIIGIALIITRMVPLFRLMQTRIDTVNRVLREQLTGIRVVRAFVREEIETARFGKANADVSDTALRAGRLMALAFPVVMLVLNVSSVAVIWFGAFRIEDGSMQVGTLIAFLSYLMQILMSVMMATFMAIMIPRAAVSADRIGEVLGTESSVRPPEHPVSFAGRTGRGELQMHDVGFAYPGAEAPVLAGISFTARAGQTTAIIGATGSGKTTLVNLMPRLFDATAGAVLIDGVDVRELHPDLLWGHIGLVPQRPYLFSGTVRSNLLYGKPDASEDELWRALGIAQAEDFVREMEGGLDAPISQGGTNVSGGQRQRIAIARALVKRPELYIFDDSFSSLDTATDARLRQALKQHTAGATLVIIAQRVSSILDAEQILVLDDGRIVGQGTHLELLETSPTYQEIVNSQLAAEEAA, from the coding sequence ATGCTCTGGAAACTGCTCGTCGAATATCTGGGGCCGCAGCGGCGGCTGCTGCTCGCCGTCGTCGTCTTCCAGCTGGCGCAGTCCATTGCCTCGCTGTACCTGCCCACCCTCAACGCGGACATCATCGATGAGGGCGTCGCGAAGGGCAACACCGGCTACATCCTGGGCACCGGCGGCGTGATGCTGCTGGTCACCCTGCTGCAGATCGCGTGTGCGATCGCCGCCGTGTACTTCGGCGCGAAGGCCGCAATGGGGATGGGCAGGGACCTGCGCGGCTCAATCTTCAGCCGGGTGGCGGAGTTTTCTGAGCAGGAGGTCACCCGCTTCGGCGCCCCGAGCCTGATCACCCGCTCCACCAACGACGTCCAGCAGGTCCAGCAGCTGGTGCTGATGTCCGCGACCATGATGGTGGCGGCGCCCATGCTCAGCATCGGCGGGGTGATCATGGCGATCCGGCAGGACGCGCAGCTGTCCTGGCTGATCGCGGTGAGCGTGCCCGTGCTGATTATCGGCATCGCGCTGATCATCACCCGGATGGTTCCGCTGTTCCGGCTGATGCAGACCCGGATCGACACCGTGAACCGGGTGCTCCGCGAACAGCTCACCGGCATCCGCGTGGTCCGCGCCTTCGTGCGGGAGGAGATCGAGACCGCCCGCTTCGGGAAAGCCAACGCGGACGTCTCGGACACGGCCCTGCGCGCCGGGCGGCTGATGGCGCTCGCGTTCCCGGTGGTGATGCTGGTGCTGAACGTCTCCAGCGTGGCGGTGATCTGGTTCGGCGCGTTCCGGATTGAGGACGGCTCCATGCAGGTGGGCACCCTGATCGCGTTCCTGAGCTACCTCATGCAGATCCTGATGTCCGTCATGATGGCCACCTTCATGGCGATCATGATTCCGCGCGCGGCGGTCTCGGCGGACCGGATCGGCGAGGTGCTCGGCACCGAGTCCAGCGTCCGGCCGCCGGAGCATCCGGTCAGCTTTGCCGGCCGCACCGGCCGCGGTGAGCTCCAGATGCACGACGTCGGGTTCGCCTACCCGGGTGCCGAGGCCCCGGTCCTCGCCGGGATCAGCTTCACCGCCCGCGCCGGGCAGACGACGGCGATCATCGGCGCCACCGGCTCCGGCAAGACCACGCTAGTGAACCTGATGCCCCGGCTTTTCGACGCGACGGCTGGCGCCGTGCTTATTGATGGCGTGGACGTGCGCGAGCTGCACCCAGACCTGCTCTGGGGGCACATCGGCCTGGTCCCGCAGCGGCCGTACCTGTTCTCCGGCACGGTGCGCAGCAACCTGCTCTACGGCAAACCCGACGCCAGCGAGGACGAACTCTGGCGGGCGCTGGGGATAGCGCAGGCGGAGGACTTCGTCCGGGAGATGGAGGGCGGGCTGGACGCGCCCATCTCGCAGGGCGGCACCAACGTCTCCGGCGGGCAGCGGCAGCGGATCGCGATAGCCCGCGCACTGGTGAAACGGCCCGAGCTCTACATCTTTGACGACTCGTTCTCCTCGCTGGACACCGCCACGGACGCCCGGCTCCGGCAGGCACTCAAACAGCACACCGCCGGCGCCACCCTGGTGATCATCGCCCAGCGGGTCTCCAGCATTCTCGACGCCGAGCAGATCCTGGTGCTCGACGACGGCAGGATCGTCGGGCAGGGCACGCACCTTGAGCTGCTGGAGACCTCGCCGACGTACCAGGAGATCGTGAACTCGCAGCTCGCGGCGGAGGAGGCGGCATGA